The following are encoded together in the Pan troglodytes isolate AG18354 chromosome 6, NHGRI_mPanTro3-v2.0_pri, whole genome shotgun sequence genome:
- the MDH2 gene encoding malate dehydrogenase, mitochondrial isoform X2 encodes MLSALARPASAALRRSFSTSAQNNAKVAVLGASGGIGQPLSLLLKNSPLVSRLTLYDIAHTPGVAADLSHIETKAAVKGYLGPEQLPDCLKGCDVVVIPAGVPRKPGMTRDDLFNTNATIVATLTAACAQHCPEAMICIIANPVNSTIPITAEVFKKHGVYNPNKIFGVTTLDIVRANTFVAELKGLDPARVNVPVIGGHAGKTIIPLISQCTPKVDFPQDQLTALTGRIQEAGTEVVKAKAGAGSATLSMAYAGARFVFSLVDAMNGKEGVVECSFVKSQETECTYFSTPLLLGKKGIEKNLGIGKVSSFEEKMISDAIPELKASIKKGEDFVKTLK; translated from the exons ATGCTCTCCGCCCTCGCCCGGCCTGCCAGCGCTGCTCTCCGCCGCAGCTTCAGCACCTCGGCCCAG AACAATGCTAAAGTAGCTGTGCTAGGGGCCTCTGGAGGCATCGGGCAGCCACTTTCACTTCTCCTGAAGAACAGCCCCTTGGTGAGCCGCCTGACCCTCTATGATATCGCGCACACACCCGGAGTGGCCGCAGATCTGAGCCACATCGAGACCAAAGCCGCTGTGAAAG GCTACCTCGGACCTGAACAGCTGCCTGACTGCCTGAAAGGTTGTGATGTGGTAGTTATTCCGGCCGGAGTCCCCAGAAAGCCAG GCATGACCCGGGACGACCTGTTCAACACCAATGCCACGATTGTGGCCACCCTGACCGCTGCCTGTGCCCAGCACTGCCCGGAAGCCATGATCTGCATCATTGCCAATCCG GTTAATTCCACCATCCCCATCACAGCAGAAGTTTTCAAGAAGCATGGAGTGTACAACCCCAACAAAATCTTCGGCGTGACGACCCTGGACATCGTCAGAGCCAACACCTTTGTTGCAGAGCTGAAG GGTTTGGATCCAGCTCGAGTCAACGTCCCTGTCATTGGTGGCCATGCTGGGAAGACCATCATCCCCCTGATCTCTCAG TGCACCCCCAAGGTGGACTTCCCCCAGGACCAGCTGACAGCACTCACTGGGCGGATCCAGGAGGCCGGCACGGAGGTGGTCAAGGCTAAAGCCGGAGCAG GCTCTGCCACCCTCTCCATGGCGTATGCCGGCGCCCGCTTCGTCTTCTCCCTTGTGGATGcaatgaatggaaaggaaggtgTTGTGGAATGTTCCTTCGTTAAGTCACAGGAAACGGAATGTACCTACTTCTCCACACCGCTGCTGCTTGGG AAAAAGGGCATCGAGAAGAACCTGGGCATCGGCAAAGTCTCCTCTTTTGAGGAGAAGATGATCTCGGATGCCATCCCCGAGCTGAAGGCCTCCATCAAGAAGGGGGAAGATTTCGTGAAGACCCTGAAGTGA
- the MDH2 gene encoding malate dehydrogenase, mitochondrial isoform X1, giving the protein MTRDDLFNTNATIVATLTAACAQHCPEAMICIIANPVNSTIPITAEVFKKHGVYNPNKIFGVTTLDIVRANTFVAELKGLDPARVNVPVIGGHAGKTIIPLISQCTPKVDFPQDQLTALTGRIQEAGTEVVKAKAGAGSATLSMAYAGARFVFSLVDAMNGKEGVVECSFVKSQETECTYFSTPLLLGKKGIEKNLGIGKVSSFEEKMISDAIPELKASIKKGEDFVKTLK; this is encoded by the exons ATGACCCGGGACGACCTGTTCAACACCAATGCCACGATTGTGGCCACCCTGACCGCTGCCTGTGCCCAGCACTGCCCGGAAGCCATGATCTGCATCATTGCCAATCCG GTTAATTCCACCATCCCCATCACAGCAGAAGTTTTCAAGAAGCATGGAGTGTACAACCCCAACAAAATCTTCGGCGTGACGACCCTGGACATCGTCAGAGCCAACACCTTTGTTGCAGAGCTGAAG GGTTTGGATCCAGCTCGAGTCAACGTCCCTGTCATTGGTGGCCATGCTGGGAAGACCATCATCCCCCTGATCTCTCAG TGCACCCCCAAGGTGGACTTCCCCCAGGACCAGCTGACAGCACTCACTGGGCGGATCCAGGAGGCCGGCACGGAGGTGGTCAAGGCTAAAGCCGGAGCAG GCTCTGCCACCCTCTCCATGGCGTATGCCGGCGCCCGCTTCGTCTTCTCCCTTGTGGATGcaatgaatggaaaggaaggtgTTGTGGAATGTTCCTTCGTTAAGTCACAGGAAACGGAATGTACCTACTTCTCCACACCGCTGCTGCTTGGG AAAAAGGGCATCGAGAAGAACCTGGGCATCGGCAAAGTCTCCTCTTTTGAGGAGAAGATGATCTCGGATGCCATCCCCGAGCTGAAGGCCTCCATCAAGAAGGGGGAAGATTTCGTGAAGACCCTGAAGTGA